From Humisphaera borealis, the proteins below share one genomic window:
- a CDS encoding IS4 family transposase, with the protein MRRSGNLLDEHLHRLAALPAHGNTILGRDQLVKGLLLSFFDPMARSLRRIEDCGDFQGDLRLDKLARSTTADALAAFDPQLLVPLIDDLQQRVPNLGDADGLEGITRQIIAADGTYMTTLCDVAWAMRQKNRDGGVQGQVRANVQLDAGNWIPRVLTVSGDDGHSEAAAFAADLLPGVLYVVDRNFVEFGFLGAVLDKGSDFVVRIKSNQPAMTVVQTLPPSAADVEAGVIAEEVVRLPGRDAPAGLFRCITIESTDRSGESQALRLLTNLPAATVGAHVVGAVYRLRWQIELFFKWLKTWAGMDHLLSTSRNGITTQLYIAVIAVLMMYVQSGYRVSVYALAALGRVARGQMSIQEAMAVIAKRERERSLERARQARLRARKKLA; encoded by the coding sequence GTGCGCCGCTCCGGGAATCTCCTCGACGAACATCTCCATCGTCTGGCGGCGCTGCCGGCTCACGGCAACACCATCCTCGGCCGCGACCAGTTGGTCAAAGGCCTGCTCCTGTCGTTCTTCGATCCCATGGCCCGATCGCTGCGACGCATCGAAGACTGCGGCGACTTCCAGGGCGATCTGCGACTCGACAAGCTGGCACGCTCGACCACCGCCGACGCTCTTGCAGCGTTCGACCCTCAGCTGCTCGTGCCGCTGATCGACGACCTGCAGCAACGTGTCCCGAATCTCGGCGACGCCGACGGCCTCGAAGGGATCACCCGGCAGATCATCGCCGCCGACGGCACTTACATGACCACGCTGTGCGATGTGGCCTGGGCGATGCGCCAAAAGAACCGCGACGGCGGCGTGCAGGGACAGGTCCGCGCCAACGTCCAGCTCGACGCCGGCAACTGGATTCCCCGCGTGCTGACCGTCAGCGGCGACGACGGGCATTCGGAGGCCGCGGCCTTCGCCGCCGACCTCCTGCCCGGCGTGCTGTACGTCGTGGACCGCAACTTCGTCGAGTTCGGCTTCCTCGGCGCCGTCCTGGACAAGGGCAGCGACTTTGTCGTTCGTATCAAATCCAACCAACCGGCGATGACGGTGGTCCAGACCCTGCCGCCGTCGGCGGCGGACGTCGAGGCGGGCGTGATCGCCGAGGAAGTGGTGAGACTTCCCGGCCGCGACGCGCCGGCGGGCCTGTTCCGCTGCATCACCATCGAGAGCACCGACCGATCGGGCGAATCCCAGGCACTGCGGCTGCTGACCAATCTTCCCGCGGCGACGGTCGGGGCTCACGTCGTCGGCGCCGTTTACCGGCTGCGCTGGCAGATCGAGCTGTTTTTCAAGTGGCTCAAGACCTGGGCGGGAATGGACCACCTGCTGAGCACCAGCCGCAATGGGATCACCACGCAGCTGTACATCGCGGTGATCGCCGTGCTGATGATGTACGTGCAGAGCGGCTACCGCGTCAGCGTCTACGCCCTGGCGGCGCTGGGCCGCGTGGCCCGGGGCCAGATGTCGATCCAGGAGGCGATGGCGGTGATCGCCAAACGCGAGCGAGAGCGTTCGCTGGAACGAGCGCGTCAGGCCCGGCTGCGGGCACGCAAGAAGCTGGCCTGA
- a CDS encoding HIT domain-containing protein, producing MDFYCDQVLSGLIDVERIAETEQVLAFHHTQPYWPVHIVIIPKRHISSLAALEACDLPVAHAMLDVAAELCRRVTDEHGGCRLSTNSGDYQSTKHLHFYIHHGPRLKDEHGATIAQPDALATPGPRSGTL from the coding sequence ATGGACTTTTACTGCGATCAGGTTCTTTCAGGTCTTATTGACGTCGAGCGCATCGCCGAGACTGAGCAGGTTCTTGCCTTTCACCACACGCAGCCATACTGGCCCGTGCATATCGTCATCATCCCCAAGCGCCATATCTCGTCACTCGCGGCTCTTGAGGCATGCGATTTACCAGTCGCCCACGCGATGCTTGATGTTGCAGCCGAGCTTTGCCGCCGGGTCACCGACGAGCACGGAGGATGCCGACTGTCGACGAACAGCGGCGATTACCAAAGCACCAAGCACCTTCATTTCTACATCCATCACGGGCCACGGCTCAAAGACGAGCATGGTGCAACCATCGCCCAACCGGATGCTCTCGCCACGCCGGGCCCTCGCTCTGGAACGTTGTGA
- a CDS encoding iron-containing alcohol dehydrogenase, which translates to MTHTNGVHTPHIPGSRVQVVIGQGAMNRLPELVRQHGGTRVLLVTDPGIKAAGHVERAVRSLYKADIPVRVFDEVGENPTTIHVGLGVIACKGFNPDLVIGLGGGSSMDCGKGINFILTNGGRMADYWGHDKTTKPLLPFIAVPTTAGTGSDAQSYALITDPDTHQKMACGDKTALPRIALLDPDLTATQPAKVAAATGIDAIAHAVESAGSTKRNDVSRALSKQAWTLLESAFETAMTHPADVAARQQMLLGAHLAGAAIENSMLGAAHSLANPLTGLCDVVHGCAVGMMLPHVIRFNSANGDSPYADLIEDPHALAARVEAMLATGGLPRTLSEVNVSPTRLAELAAMAARQWTAQFNPRKVGEPEMLELYRMAQ; encoded by the coding sequence ATGACCCACACCAACGGCGTCCACACTCCGCACATCCCCGGCTCACGCGTCCAAGTCGTCATCGGCCAGGGCGCGATGAACCGGCTGCCTGAACTGGTCAGGCAGCATGGCGGCACGCGCGTTCTGCTGGTCACCGATCCCGGCATCAAGGCCGCCGGACACGTCGAACGCGCCGTCCGGTCGCTCTACAAGGCCGACATCCCCGTCCGCGTCTTCGACGAAGTCGGCGAAAACCCCACCACTATTCACGTCGGCCTCGGCGTCATCGCGTGCAAGGGCTTCAACCCCGACCTGGTCATCGGCCTGGGCGGCGGCTCGTCGATGGACTGCGGCAAGGGGATCAACTTCATCCTCACCAACGGCGGCCGCATGGCCGATTACTGGGGCCACGACAAAACCACCAAACCCCTGCTCCCGTTTATCGCCGTCCCCACCACCGCCGGCACCGGCTCCGACGCCCAGAGCTACGCCCTGATCACCGACCCCGACACCCATCAGAAGATGGCCTGCGGCGACAAGACGGCACTGCCGCGGATCGCGCTGCTCGATCCCGACCTGACCGCCACCCAGCCCGCGAAGGTCGCCGCCGCCACCGGCATCGACGCGATCGCCCACGCCGTCGAATCCGCCGGCAGCACCAAGCGGAACGACGTCTCGCGAGCCCTCTCGAAACAGGCCTGGACACTGCTGGAATCGGCGTTCGAAACCGCGATGACCCACCCCGCCGATGTCGCCGCCCGGCAACAGATGCTCCTGGGCGCTCACCTGGCCGGCGCGGCGATCGAAAACAGCATGCTCGGCGCGGCCCATTCGCTGGCCAACCCCCTCACCGGCTTGTGTGATGTCGTCCACGGCTGCGCCGTCGGCATGATGCTCCCCCACGTCATCCGCTTCAATTCCGCCAACGGCGATAGCCCCTACGCCGACCTCATCGAAGACCCGCACGCCCTGGCCGCCCGCGTCGAAGCGATGCTCGCCACCGGCGGCCTGCCCCGAACCCTGTCCGAGGTCAACGTCAGCCCCACCAGGCTCGCCGAACTCGCCGCCATGGCCGCCCGCCAGTGGACCGCACAGTTCAACCCTCGAAAAGTAGGCGAACCCGAGATGCTCGAACTCTACCGGATGGCCCAGTAG
- a CDS encoding aldehyde dehydrogenase family protein yields the protein MLHIPILRHGKPYESVDKTTIVHHATGEPVAQVSQANSGLISRDIHRMNYDVLEQFKVKELISMYKKAAEIFISGTVLIGDQKQDFDGYINTLSSTTGMPQTYCRTNAKKIHRTMDEVDQIIAGLTRGFDLSILDRGFGDDDGRMLSWYREAKTFGAILPSNSPGVHSLWIPAIALKTPIVLKPGREEPWSPLRIIQSFIAAGFPPEAFGFYPTDHGGSGVILSTVDRAMLFGDAGTTKMWAHDPRIELHGPGWSKVILGPDAAENWEQYVDLIAASIAANGGRSCINASAVYTPKNADKIAHAVAAKLAKVKALPANDPAAEVAAFANPTMAERMNGAIDAGLHIEGAKDVTQEIRGTPRLVKDGRLAWLLPTIIRCDKDHPLATKEYLFPFAAVIECPAEEIPEAIGQTLVGTVVSKDKKFIRACMAAGHIDRLNIGPIETFKLSWDQPHEGNLFNLLYRQRAFQLNLAEAELAAAFS from the coding sequence ATGCTACACATCCCCATCCTTCGTCACGGCAAGCCCTACGAGTCGGTCGACAAGACCACCATCGTTCACCACGCCACCGGCGAGCCGGTCGCGCAGGTGTCGCAGGCCAACTCCGGGTTGATCTCGCGCGACATCCACCGGATGAACTACGACGTCCTCGAGCAGTTCAAAGTCAAAGAACTGATCTCGATGTACAAGAAGGCCGCCGAGATCTTCATCTCCGGCACGGTCCTCATCGGCGATCAGAAGCAGGACTTCGACGGGTACATCAATACCCTCTCCAGCACCACCGGCATGCCGCAGACCTACTGCCGGACGAATGCCAAAAAGATCCACCGCACCATGGACGAGGTGGACCAGATCATCGCCGGCCTCACGCGCGGGTTCGATCTGTCGATCCTCGACCGCGGCTTCGGCGACGACGACGGCCGCATGCTCTCCTGGTACCGCGAGGCCAAGACCTTCGGCGCGATCCTGCCGAGCAACTCGCCCGGCGTGCACTCGCTGTGGATTCCCGCGATCGCACTGAAGACGCCCATCGTACTGAAGCCCGGCCGAGAAGAGCCCTGGTCGCCGCTGCGAATCATCCAATCGTTCATCGCCGCCGGCTTCCCGCCCGAGGCGTTCGGGTTCTACCCGACCGATCACGGCGGCTCGGGCGTCATCCTCAGCACCGTCGACCGCGCCATGCTCTTCGGCGACGCCGGCACCACCAAGATGTGGGCCCACGACCCGCGCATCGAGCTGCACGGCCCCGGCTGGAGCAAGGTCATCCTCGGCCCCGATGCCGCCGAGAACTGGGAACAGTACGTCGACCTGATCGCCGCCAGCATCGCCGCCAACGGCGGTCGCTCGTGCATTAACGCGTCGGCCGTCTACACACCCAAGAACGCCGACAAGATCGCCCACGCCGTCGCGGCCAAGCTCGCCAAGGTCAAGGCGTTGCCCGCCAATGATCCCGCGGCCGAGGTCGCCGCGTTCGCCAACCCCACGATGGCCGAACGCATGAACGGCGCCATCGACGCCGGCCTGCACATCGAAGGCGCCAAGGACGTCACACAGGAGATCCGCGGCACCCCCCGCCTGGTCAAAGACGGCCGCCTCGCCTGGTTGCTGCCCACCATCATCCGCTGCGACAAGGACCACCCGCTGGCGACCAAGGAATACCTTTTCCCGTTCGCTGCCGTCATCGAATGCCCGGCCGAAGAAATTCCCGAAGCGATCGGTCAGACTCTCGTCGGTACGGTCGTCAGTAAGGACAAGAAGTTCATTCGCGCCTGCATGGCCGCCGGCCATATCGACCGGCTCAACATCGGGCCGATCGAAACGTTCAAACTGAGCTGGGATCAGCCCCACGAAGGCAACCTGTTCAACCTGCTCTATCGCCAGCGTGCGTTCCAGCTCAACCTGGCCGAGGCAGAATTGGCCGCAGCGTTCTCATGA
- a CDS encoding transposase has product MNFVDPRRTPFVKMKSRGELPHLYKPAGTYFVTFRLLDAVVPPQRTMSEDDSDELRLAKAYEPPITLGSCVLARPEIASVVADALVAGKDLKYELYAWCVMPNHAHAVFAPFDSHRFDQIMQSWKGGTARRINQLVGRTGPLWERESFDHLIRSVAALSRFASYVEENPVTAGLCYTAEDWQFGSRYAASCKALEQA; this is encoded by the coding sequence ATGAATTTCGTAGACCCGCGAAGGACGCCGTTCGTCAAGATGAAGAGCCGTGGAGAATTGCCGCACCTGTACAAGCCGGCGGGAACCTACTTCGTCACTTTTCGCCTTCTGGATGCGGTTGTGCCGCCTCAGCGTACCATGAGCGAGGATGACAGCGATGAACTTAGATTGGCCAAGGCGTACGAGCCGCCCATCACGCTGGGAAGTTGTGTCTTGGCACGACCTGAAATCGCTTCTGTAGTTGCCGACGCTTTAGTCGCTGGCAAGGACTTAAAGTATGAGTTGTATGCCTGGTGCGTGATGCCGAATCATGCCCATGCCGTTTTCGCTCCATTTGATAGCCACCGTTTTGACCAGATCATGCAATCGTGGAAGGGTGGAACGGCGCGAAGGATCAATCAATTAGTCGGGCGTACCGGGCCACTTTGGGAGCGCGAGTCTTTCGATCACCTGATCCGTTCGGTCGCGGCTCTTTCTCGATTCGCTAGTTACGTCGAAGAGAATCCGGTTACGGCCGGTCTATGCTATACAGCGGAAGACTGGCAGTTTGGCAGTCGGTATGCCGCGTCCTGCAAGGCATTAGAGCAGGCGTGA